ttttttgttttccactcGACCCTCCACTCATCCCAGTCCAGTAAAGTTCGTTTTATGTCCCATCCTGCAGCCTCCACACCTGGAATAGGCACAAATAATGTTTTCTATTGGTAAATTACACAAGAAAACGTTGGTGATTATTAGGTTAAAATAGATTTGTGTATATGCTCACCTTTGAGAAATGGATTGAAAATCCTGTCCATCATCTTGTGACTCTCATGCACCATTTCCCAGttacctttaaaatataaaagcatgTAAAGGAGAGAAAGCACCGTTTTATTGTAAAGTAAAGAAGTGAATGGAGGTAAAGGCTCACTTTGTGTTGGAGGGTCTCTGGAAGTTGGAGGGCTCAACTTGCTGCTGAGCCACACAGCTTGGCACATGGCTCTGATTTCATCACGTACTGATGCTTCTGGTCCcaaacaaacatatacacagcCTGAGAGGAACACAGCAGAgttattaaaaaacactcaaagtATGTTAGATGGTTCTTAAACACATTGTTGTTCTGTAGAGGACGTTGGGAGATAGCATACCATTTCGTACTCCCAAAAGGAAAGGCATGTTGTTTCCCTTCAAAGCCAAATTCAGATCCTCTGGGCTACAAAATAATAagcaaaattataataaaatgtgtaCTTTTGTGTAATTTCTCATCATATAAGCAAAACGTTACCTTTGTACAACCTCCTGTAGCCTCACTCCAAGTTTGATTGGCACCGTTTTCCTGAACTCTGTTAACAAGCACAAGAATTCATTGTTCTGAATGCAcaaaattaacatatttataataataataataagaagaattTATCTAAATACCGCTTTCCAAAGCAAGGTTAACAAGGTACTTTACAGGAATACAGAATCATGAAAGTGTTCATTACAAAACAATAAGAACAACAGCACCAtgagtaaaacaataaaaataaggaATAAGACAAAAatcatagaaataaaacatagcaattaaaattttaaaagtaaacaaatgtcataagaaaaaagaaggatATAAGGAAGACGAGAAGAGTCTTACATCAAGAGGTAGACTTAGCCATcctcatatattaatatattttattatatcttGTGTCGCAATACTTTAATTATTGGACACGTGAAATAGTCATGAAGATGTCAGAAAATTACCAAAGAAAACTGGTTCTCTCTGATTGGCCTCCAGTGGACTCAGGATCCGTTCGTCTCTCAGGTACTGCTGCAGCACAATCGAAAGCCGCGCCTCGTTCAAggtttccatgacaacagagCGCACAGCCTTGTAGTTGGCAAAGAGGTGGAGGAcggtgaagaggaagaagaggctgACAGTCAGTCTGGGGGGATGGAAAGaagtataaaaaaacagactcaaGATTGCAAGATTGTTATGGTGATTTATATACGTTTTCTATGAAAACACTTACATCGGATTATCAGTGACGAGGGGAATGAGCATCAAACTGACCAGCAATCCAGCCAGATTCACTAAAGTCTCCTGTGGGGAAGTAAAATACATGAAGATGAGACAAGCAAACTGCCCGTAACCCCGGAAACGCTGTTTTGATGATTTTGCAGATTCCTGTTAAGAGTTCTTATCAATTTAAACTCAGAAACATGCAGTGCAAACAGCTGGTTATGGCTTTTCTTAAAAAGGGTAACGCCTCCACACTACttcatgacacattttttaaattctatttatCAATGACTATGTTTTAATCCTACTTGGATCTTCTTCAAGTCAGAGAAACCACACCCATATTTATACATCATGTACACCAGAAGACAAACCGGCTTTATGATCGCAGGCGTGGTTCATCCAAAATACATAAGAGTTATAAAACATCCACTAACAATTAACAATTCAATAAAGTACACAAAAACAGTAATACAAAAGCCATACTTCTAATTGTCAGCCATGTATGTTATTCAAAACCTTATGTCATATTCATCATTATATCAGAAactaagtaagtaagtaattaagtttaaaaaaagaaagaagaactaTTGAATACATGTACAGAAATTGGGTCTAAACATTATCAGATCACAATAAAGAGACTCACCTGTTATATTTcgaacatttttcatttttacaaatcTCTGTGCCATGGCATGGAGTAGAGAGCAGGCGCTACCTTTCTCCTTATTTATCACAAGTTATCACACTGATCACTATGGTTTTCTCCACAATAAACAGTTAAAGGTCATAAAGTACCTGACTGCCATCTTTGGCAGAGATGTCGGCCATGTTGTCTCTGCGAGCCTGATGGACAGTCAGAGCCGCTCTGGTGGCACCGCCTGCAACTCCAACAAGagactaaaaacacaaataagtcagcttatgtttattttaaaaaattacATTGAAGCCCTAAACTTTTAAGTCGATTGAGTGTTTAGTGGGTCAACAACAGGATATTCTGATAATCCATCAGGTTTgattgtttgtctctgtttcatGTCACAGTTTGTAGTCAGACCTGTGAATCGCCACTTACATCTTAAGTATTTTCAACAACTCCAATTGTGttaatattaaatcaataaagtgAACCTCAAAAGGCACGCATTCTGATCAACAGGCTACCAAGTTTAGGCCAGTGGCTCCTGAGCTTTTTGGCTTCTGAtctcaaataattatttatctTTGGGAAAAGCAAATTAGGTGAACCTTGAGTTTTTTTGCCTTATCACagctttaaattgtttaaagtGTTTCTAATTACCTTGAATATCCCTGCTGTACAGACAATCAGGGTGAAGCAAGCAGGAAAGTATGGAGCCAATATTTCCATGAACATGGCGATGTCGTTGAGAACGTCAGCAAAAAGTCTGGGAAGAAATTAAAAGACAGaactttaaatgtgttcatcatAATGAGTAGAGAAGACTGACAACGTTTCTTTAATCTAGTTCCTGAACATAATGCTTACCTCCATTTTTTGGCCTCAGAGTCCAGTTTACTCCtggaacaaagacaaacaaaatgacaatgaaGATAAATTTCCATCAGTGAAAGAGGAgcacaaataaaaagtgaagaaataGAGAGCATCCAAACATTGtattaaagctccaaaaacttttattgtcctgaaaaaatacaatatataaaattaaaagcCAACCCTTTCTGCCAAGCGAAGAGGATTCTTCCCAACATGCCAGTTCCATCTGCAGGGGAAACCATTAGTATGCAGGTTGCACTCACCATGCAAGAGTAACATACATTCACTGTGTATTTGAAGGGTTTACCTCTAAGTAACCAGGTGACTGTGGCTGCAGCTACTGTTGCCTCATGGTTTCCAACACCGACACCTTTGAGAGAAGCCTGAGTGGCCAGAGTCCCTGACAGAGAGCTGGAGAacgcctgagagagagagaagagtgtgGATGGAGAGTTTCAATCTGATGGGGATGATCTACATAGTGTTAGTGCATCATTTACTGTACCTGCACAGTATCCCAAAACTGGTACTGCAGGTAATCATTGCTGACGCTCTCTGGATATCCTTGAGGCAGAAAGACactctgaaataaaaaagttaatatgTGAGTCTGAGGGGGGGATGAGCAGTCAATGAAGCTACAGTTAAgttcaaatgttaaaataatatgttatattgatgtcttttttctttctacatgaaatattacaataacaaatacatcaaatgtattaattacaTCTGAAATAGTTTTGGCCCCAACGAAACAAGAATTAATGCTTCAATGCACTCAAAGAGTTTTTGTCTTATAAATTAAAATCTCCACcacagatataaaaaagaaatgaacagaCTAGAAGAGAATGGCTGCAGTGTGTATTGATGTATATGTGCATGTTGCAAATATGAATGctgattttaatattgttatcatcattattaccATTATTTACTGGGTTGGGTTTTATTCCCCATCTTATGTTATATGTTctatttcatcatattttttatattattttatcaagtgtgttttattttgtcttattatctttttatgttcattgtctgtctgtttctctataTTGTATTAAAGGTGCAGGACTATATAGTAGCCCTCTCAGATGCCTGATTGGATCAAATATACCTCTGTGTTGGAGATTACAATCTTGTCAGTGGTAAAATAGATGGAAAAGTTGTATTTCCTTACTTTGAAAACTCCAACAATAGAGTTTCCTCTTGATTCCCCTTCACTtccatctcttctcctctccatcactgCATCCTTTGCGAAATACTTCCAGGACTCTGCACTGCCATACCTCTCTGTGGCCAAAACTACCCCTCTATCTGTCTCCATGTTGGCTGATAggagcaaaaaaatataaatttaagaTTAAactaacaaacagaaatataatgCAGTCTGAAATACGCTggaatgtatttaattaaagtcCATTTCTGCTCAGTACAGGTTGAAACTGGGCACAGCATACGTGTCGTCCTCCAGCGTGTTGATCTTTTTAAGCACTTCCGTGTTTACTTCCGCATTCAGAGTTCGGAGAGTCCTGATTGGTCGATTCGGAGTTTAGGGCGGGGCTCCGATGAGACTCCAataacagcagagagaagcactaataataataataacactaataATCAGCACCTTTTGATGACAAATTGACAGTATGAATGCAAAATGCAACAATTAACATAAGCGTAATACATTctatggaaaaaataaaagctttttggGACAATATTTTTATAGGTATTGGCTGAGGGCATTGCTTTTACTGTATATAAGGTTTAAGTACacataaaatgtcattatattttaacatgatatgatatataattCATTGTAAACGTATTGATTAATTGGTAAATTTGATATGcatgaatgttaaataaaaaaataagttacCTCCAATTTCACTGGATTTATGTGAATTTAAAGAACATATCagacaacaaaactaaaactacaagtaataaaactgtcaaactgtACAGAGTAACttagttttttcttattaatgtctaggcaatccatccaatggtTGCTGAGAAAcatcagtctggaccaaagtggtggaacCACAGACCGACCAACACATTTTGCTTCCCTGGAGCCTTACTGTCCATACAGAGGAGGCCAGGGGAGTGGGATGTCATTTGATATTGAATGGAGGGCTTCAGTTTTTGAGCATTGGCAAATATCCACCAGTCCTTGTAACTCTGAGAATGACAAAACGTTATTATCACTCTGAAGCTGAGCCTGGAATTTGCTGATGCAACAAAAGGCCAGTTAGTTGTTATAGCACAAATTTATCCAACCAAAGTAGGAGATCCTAATTCACTGAGGTTTGCCTTAAatacaaagtttaaaaacacattttcagattttttttgaatGTTGAACTTCCCTTTGTTCTACTTCCCTGAAACTAAGACTAATGCTGACATGATGATTAATCCTGATTTTGAGCCACAATGACCCTCAATGCTATTTTTTCACCGTTCAGACAGATCCAGGTGTGTATGAGGGCTGCTAGACTGTACAGTGGGTGACGTCAGCTCTGAAAAAATCCAGTCAGGTAGTCATGAATCACTCCGCAAAGGGGGAGTAAATATGTCTTATCTCTGTGTCATAAAGCAGAGGGTtggcaggagaaaaaaatattcatgaagAACAAGAAGAGGCCAGTTGGACCCTCAAGAGCGgggtgtatgtttatgtgtatgtatataagTGACTGAGCAATGAGCTGTGGattaagataaaaacacaatatgttgGTTCTCCATGGATAATTTGGAAAACAATGTGGCAGAATGGAATCTATGTCTGTTTCACCCCGAGGCGAGACTCTGACACGCCTTCTTCGAGTCCTCAGGAATGCTGTGTGGGAAAGAACAGAGGGAAATGTTTTAACACTGTGCAGAGTGTAAAACTgtgacaaacaaagaaaatgggAAACCGAAACTTGGTTTACATGGAACAGGACGTGACCACTACTGTTACCGagtgaacacaaaaaaagttttgtctCAGTGCAGTGTGTGGGAGGTGTGAGAGCAAAGGAGGATAAAACACTTCACAGTAAATGGGCGTGGAAGTTTCACACTGAGTTTCACTGGCGGCTCTCAGTCCTGTCATTGAACAACTTATACAGCACAGGGAATGACAGCCGCTGTGTTTAGATGACCATGTGTGGAAAATCTTAACCAAAACTTTCAACTTTCAAAAGGAAGAAGCTTCATGTGGATCTTAAACTGGATTTTTAATTAGGGGACTCCTGTGGATACAGCTGCCTGCCTTCTCAATATCACTCTGAATCACATACTGGACATCTAAGAGCTCACTGAAGGAGCGCAGTCAGACTGAGGATTTAACATTTGATCAGGTTTGTACTTTTATTACATGGTGACTCTATTATTAACCCAGACCAACTCACTGCTGATGTGTTTGTCTCAGAGTGACAAACAGAAAGAGCATGCTGGCGTGACGCGTACAGTGCTTTCATAAAATCAGAGATTAGATCCATTTCTGTCATGACAACTTGCAAGCCAAGCAGGAAGTTTCAACATTCTTTCTAAAAAGTGTGATCCTACAACACTTGATGCCGTTACGCCATCCAAAGGCTACTTTGTTTCATGATGGAAACACCCAGTTCAGAAAAACTCCCATGCTCACAGGAAAGAGACGGCTATGTTAATATTTCTGAGGATCATGTTTAGGCTTGCTGGGGACTTAAATTCTTTAAACTTAGATTGTCTTACCTTACCAGCACTGTAGGCAACAAGGCAATCAGTCAAACTCAGGGTAAACATATAAAACCTTAAAAACGTTTTAATTCAAGGTGGCAGCTTGGGAACACATCTCCTGTTTTTAgcataaaacacatcagcagaAAGCATCACAGGGCTGACAGTTTGTGTAATAACAGCATTTTCAGAAGAGCAACCCCTTTAAAACCCCTGATATTCCCTTTGGGGCCATGTTGAATTACACCTGGACTGATTCTTGTTATCATCATCCAAAAGAAAAACCAGTGGGGTCAAAGTTTAGTCTTATTATTaagggacatttttaaaaatgtaaaaacaaattcaacacTCCATGTGGTAGATTTGCTCTTTTATGCAAAGTCATCCAAAAATGACAGCAGTGTTTTGGTAGAATGCATGAAGGGTTATTCTATTCTGATTCAGTGTTATTGAGGTTTAATAATGGAGCGAGACCTTGACTTTCTTACATTAAACAGAGGCAGTAATCAGAATGTAAAcatgaacaacaataaaaaagaaaagattaacTACAACCTGTGAAGTCGGTTCAGTGAGAATCCGTCTGAACAATAATCACGAGTGTTCCTCACAGACTTAGGGGCGTTAGAGTAGACAAATTTAAATGAACTAAACATTTACTTAGAGGGTTTGTCTCGTACAAAAAGGGTGAAACCAGTTCCTTAAATGTCACTTTATCtcgaaaaacaaacaattctaTCAACTGTGAACAAAGTTAGAACCAAAAAGCAGCCACTCAGACAAATTGTTCTTTGCTTTTCAACCatcattttgtacatttctcactcaaaatgttggttttattaATTAAGGCTTTTCTTAATATCTTGTGTTTTGCAGAAATGTCTACATCACCTAAGACACATGGAGCGCTGGATGAGGTGTCAATCCCACTAACCACCGTCCCCGGGTCAGGAGACACACAGAATACTCAGTCAGTCATCGGCGCTGGACTGCGAGCTGCCTCCTGCTGCTACGACCGGCACCACAGGAAACTTGCCATCTGCAGCATCCTCTGTGGGATCTCCTGCATCGGAATCAAGGCTCTGATAAACTCAGTCCAGGTACTTTTGAGTCAACATGTCAAAGCCTAAAGCTGCACATTCCACGATCCTGCTGCACACAACACCTTCATGTTAACCACATACACAGGCTGTTCTGGTCTGTGGTGCTTCCTGAGAGGAAGTATGACTTTTAATCCTAAATGT
This genomic window from Anoplopoma fimbria isolate UVic2021 breed Golden Eagle Sablefish chromosome 11, Afim_UVic_2022, whole genome shotgun sequence contains:
- the rusf1 gene encoding RUS1 family protein C16orf58 homolog gives rise to the protein MLCPVSTSNMETDRGVVLATERYGSAESWKYFAKDAVMERRRDGSEGESRGNSIVGVFKSVFLPQGYPESVSNDYLQYQFWDTVQAFSSSLSGTLATQASLKGVGVGNHEATVAAATVTWLLRDGTGMLGRILFAWQKGSKLDSEAKKWRLFADVLNDIAMFMEILAPYFPACFTLIVCTAGIFKSLVGVAGGATRAALTVHQARRDNMADISAKDGSQETLVNLAGLLVSLMLIPLVTDNPILTVSLFFLFTVLHLFANYKAVRSVVMETLNEARLSIVLQQYLRDERILSPLEANQREPVFFEFRKTVPIKLGVRLQEVVQSPEDLNLALKGNNMPFLLGVRNGCVYVCLGPEASVRDEIRAMCQAVWLSSKLSPPTSRDPPTQSNWEMVHESHKMMDRIFNPFLKGVEAAGWDIKRTLLDWDEWRVEWKTKNN